The following proteins are encoded in a genomic region of Oncorhynchus kisutch isolate 150728-3 linkage group LG18, Okis_V2, whole genome shotgun sequence:
- the LOC109909174 gene encoding uncharacterized protein LOC109909174: MDSVLGHQPSGTLLESGLVMNSQNILESTPDAPPEEEDPDKSPSSWMPDEVHSLFSHRSGTSGSGRINSASRLLESADSPKKAEDYDESPFRWTPEEVHALLRLWADRSVQEQLLSSVRNESVFTKLSSELAALRFNRSSKRCREKIKKLKQEYYKIKDNNKKRSYNRRRERWFAIMDSVLRHQPSTLVIDSDGNILATTQPNSPQEVKDSDKSPSSWTPGEVHGFIGHRLGTSATKINSPTVLLESTDSPLETEYYDESRASWSPEEVHALLTLWADGSVQEQLLSTVRNKRVFTKLSSELAALGSTKTSKQCREKIKKLKQEYKKIKNDTSKNSSNVRGTRWFAIMDAVLSQRTITSMLLESSQLKSLPEAEDSGSRLTLSSLRLLAPPLRLMSAFLWQVAQQHTVKHFGKLEEFVTLVTEVVPELLSSRQRTQLLLGLRATLVLELCRNECTADLVTIQPHLDKIHSLTEFSVHKESNDDELKATESNFVELVQTLLEDPSEREHFFQVVFPVHYGPRYDTALRLLVWEFLSRLEELLPVPDFTQTAAWLGAGPSVLEECGHAIFDTEELKTLLQHHQHHGNLKKGYFSYYTADTILSTLSLPPTIRVVIGSEQPSSDKTRDGEKREGQSNGDREEEEMEERRSEEYWEDEDCNEISYIRQDLEQQEQMGISTAETSALCIPVPNNGFNDGMSSRNLACSLCPFNHIEIAKLHQHIRIRHRGEDRKLLCSKESGTDHPFPSSSTKRIPYASIIKTHKCTHCGKVFKCSKTLKVHIGIHTLPFHCNQCEKRFSSRCGLKKHQRVHTGERPFKCSHCDRKFMCAGSLKWHVRTHTGEHPYCCTICGKTSVQHLARHMRMHAGEKNYLCSICGKAFLSSGELRLHTRSHTGECPYTCKHCGKGFKASCHLTLHMRSHTGERPYPCTLCTKRFTTARGLKRHMLTHTGEKPHQCYKCGKRFSVRGNLNTHLKSHRF; the protein is encoded by the exons ATGGATAGTGTCCTCGGTCACCAACCAAGTGGTACCTTATTGGAGTCTGGCTTGGTAATGAATTCTCAAAATATTTTGGAGTCCACGCCTGATGCCCCACCAGAGGAGGAAGATCCCG ACAAGTCACCATCCAGTTGGATGCCTGATGAGGTCCACAGTCTCTTTAGTCACCGTTCAGGGACTTCAGGGTCTGGCAGGATAAATTCAGCTTCTAGGCTGTTGGAGTCTGCTGATTCCCCCAAAAAAGCGGAAGATTATG ATGAATCTCCATTCCGCTGGACGCCTGAGGAGGTCCATGCATTGTTACGACTCTGGGCAGACAGGAGTGTTCAGGAGCAGCTTCTCTCATCAGTGAGAAACGAGAGCGTCTTTACCAAACTTAGTTCAGAGCTCGCTGCCTTGAGATTTAACAGGTCGTCAAAGAGGTGCAGAGAGAAAATAAAAAAGCTGAAACAAGAGTATTATAAAATCaaggacaacaataagaagagGAGCTACAACCGCCGTAGAGAAAGATGGTTTGCCATCATGGATAGTGTCCTCCGTCACCAACCAAGTACTTTGGTAATAGATTCAGATGGAAATATTTTGGCGACAACTCAACCTAATTCCCCACAAGAAGTGAAAGATTCTG ACAAATCTCCATCCAGTTGGACACCTGGCGAGGTCCATGGTTTCATTGGTCACCGTCTTGGAACCTCCGCTACTAAGATAAATTCACCTACTGTGCTGTTGGAGTCGACTGATTCCCCTCTAGAAACAGAATATTATG ATGAATCTCGAGCCAGCTGGTCACCTGAGGAGGTCCATGCGTTGTTAACACTCTGGGCAGATGGGAGTGTTCAGGAGCAGCTTCTCTCCACAGTGAGAAACAAGAGAGTCTTCACCAAACTTAGTTCTGAGCTTGCTGCCCTCGGATCTACGAAGACATCTAAGCAGTGCAGAGAGAAAATAAAAAAGCTGAAACAGGAATACAAAAAAATCAAGAATGACACTAGCAAAAATAGTTCCAATGTTCGTGGAACAAGATGGTTTGCCATCATGGATGCTGTCCTCAGTCAGCGAACAATAACTTCAATGCTTTTGGAGTCGTCTCAGCTTAAGTCCTTGCCCGAGGCAGAAGACTCTG GTTCCCGTTTAACTCTCTCCTCCCTACGTCTCCTTGCTCCACCATTACGCCTGATGTCAGCATTCTTGTGGCAAGTGGCTCAGCAGCATACTGTAAAGCATTTTGGGAAACTGGAGGAGTTTGTGACTTTGGTGACAGAGGTGGTTCCAGAGCTGCTGAGTTCCAGGCAGAGGACCCAACTCCTCCTGGGTCTGAGAGCAACG CTGGTTCTAGAGTTATGTCGTAATGAATGCACAGCTGACCTCGTGACCATCCAGCCTCACCTGGATAAAATCCATTCTTTGACAGAATTCTCTGTACACAAAGAG AGTAATGATGATGAGTTGAAGGCTACAGAGTCTAATTTTGTGGAATTGGTCCAAACCCTGCTGGAAGACCCTTCTGAGAGGGAGCACTTCTTTCAG GTGGTGTTCCCAGTACACTACGGCCCTCGGTATGACACAGCACTGCGGTTACTGGTGTGGGAGTTCCTCTCCAGACTGGAGGAGCTGCTACCTGTACCAGACTTCACACAG ACGGCAGCATGGCTTGGTGCAGGCCCCTCTGTCTTGGAGGAATGTGGACATGCCATATTTGACACTGAAGAGCTGAAGACACTTCTGCAGCACCATCAGCATCATGGAAACCTGAAAAAGG GTTATTTCTCTTATTACACTGCAGATACCATCCTATCCACACTGTCCCTCCCTCCAACAATAAGAGTTGTCATTGGATCTGAGCAGCCCAGCTCTGACAAAACGAGAGATGGAGAAAAGCGAGAAGGACAATCtaatggggacagagaggaggaggaaatggAAGAGAGACGGAGTGAAGAGTACTGGGAAGATGAAGATTGCAATGAAATAAGTTATATAAGGCAGGATTTGGAGCAACAGGAGCAGATGGGCATTTCAACGGCAGAGACGTCTGCTCTGTGTATCCCAGTGCCCAATAACG GATTTAATGATGGAATGTCATCCCGCAACCTTGCCTGCTCCCTATGCCCATTCAATCACATTGAAATTGCAAAACTCCACCAGCACATCAGGATTAGGCATCGAGGAGAGGACCGGAAGCTTTTATGTTCTAAGGAATCTGGGACTGATCACCCCTTTCCCTCAAGCAGCACTAAAAGAATCCCCTATGCATCAATAATCAAGACTCACAAATGCACTCATTGTGGTAAAGTTTTCAAATGCTCCAAAACCCTGAAAGTACATATAGGAATTCACACATTGCCATTCCATTGTAACCAGTGCGAGAAAAGATTTTCTTCCAGGTGTGGTCTGAAAAAACATCAGCGAGTTCACACAGGGGAAAGACCATTCAAATGCTCTCACTGTGACCGAAAATTCATGTGTGCAGGTTCACTCAAATggcatgtgcgcacacacactggGGAGCATCCCTACTGTTGCACTATTTGTGGGAAAACATCTGTCCAACATCTAGCAAGACACATGCGGATGCATGCAGGAGAGAAAAACTATTTATGTAGCATCTGTGGTAAGGCATTCCTTAGCTCAGGAGAACTGAGGCTGCATACACGATCACACACAGGAGAATGTCCCTACACCTGTAAACATTGTGGAAAGGGCTTCAAAGCATCATGCCATCTAACACTTCATATGCGATCTCACACAGGAGAGCGTCCATACCCCTGCACCCTGTGCACAAAACGTTTTACTACAGCAAGAGGCCTTAAAAGACACATGCTTACTCACACTGGCGAAAAACCTCACCAGTGCTACAagtgtgggaagagattttctGTAAGGGGAAATCTGAATACACATCTTAAAAGTCATAGATTTTAG